In Desulfobulbus oralis, one DNA window encodes the following:
- a CDS encoding threonine/serine ThrE exporter family protein: MSLQLIVPPEAGSTGAAAAPAPQEAANTARPAAPQPEPPIKSILDFIQRYVATLLAAGSQTDRVDRTADRIARSWGCQLELAILSHHFMLSVVKPSPDGQTSERRTAVASIVSSGPNFQRVAALNALSWNVVDQGLTLQEAVQRFEAVCAVPPIRPELLQVLVPCASAALCRLFSGTPLDMTLVFLAAWVGFFLRRRLVAWRVDLKITFVLCAFVASMLPAMGMIWHWPGATQIALATSPLFLVPGLPLINAVLDLLGGHVLLGVSRLIRAATLVICIALGLSFTMLLMGVESL; encoded by the coding sequence CACCGGGGCGGCCGCTGCCCCTGCTCCCCAGGAGGCGGCGAATACGGCCCGACCCGCAGCGCCCCAGCCCGAACCACCCATCAAAAGCATCCTTGACTTCATTCAGCGCTATGTGGCGACGCTTTTGGCCGCTGGTTCGCAGACCGACCGTGTGGACCGCACCGCCGACCGCATTGCCCGGTCCTGGGGCTGTCAGTTGGAACTGGCCATTCTGTCGCACCACTTCATGCTTTCGGTTGTCAAGCCCTCCCCTGATGGGCAGACATCCGAGCGCCGCACCGCCGTAGCTTCCATAGTGTCCAGCGGGCCCAATTTCCAGCGCGTGGCGGCGCTCAACGCCCTGAGCTGGAACGTGGTGGATCAGGGGCTGACGCTCCAGGAGGCGGTGCAGCGTTTTGAAGCTGTCTGCGCTGTGCCCCCCATTCGCCCGGAGCTCCTGCAGGTGCTGGTGCCCTGCGCCAGCGCCGCGCTCTGCCGGCTTTTTTCGGGGACGCCTCTGGATATGACTCTCGTCTTTCTGGCCGCCTGGGTGGGTTTTTTCCTGCGTCGCAGGTTGGTTGCCTGGAGGGTGGACCTCAAAATCACCTTTGTGCTGTGCGCCTTCGTGGCTTCCATGCTGCCGGCAATGGGCATGATATGGCATTGGCCTGGCGCCACCCAGATCGCCCTGGCCACAAGCCCCCTTTTTCTGGTGCCTGGCCTGCCCCTGATCAATGCGGTGCTGGATCTTCTGGGTGGTCACGTGCTGCTGGGTGTTTCCCGCCTGATTCGGGCGGCGACCCTGGTGATCTGCATTGCTTTGGGCCTTTCGTTCACCATGCTGCTGATGGGAGTGGAAAGCCTTTGA
- a CDS encoding threonine/serine exporter family protein has protein sequence MNLALLLLENGVCAAVATVGFAALSRPTKQIVIVAAILAALGRMCRTGLMQAHVAIAPATLVAAMLIALCSMPAARRYRIPAEMFAFPALLPMVPGMFAYQAILKTLQFMEVGNTPQGHTLLGDIVYNGLATFFILCALAIGSTVPLLIFHPESALGRLLPRFCSRRQAVQVQTAGSQGKEQLDDAAGPR, from the coding sequence TTGAATCTCGCGCTCTTGCTTCTGGAAAACGGCGTCTGTGCGGCTGTCGCCACCGTGGGTTTTGCAGCCCTGTCCCGGCCGACCAAGCAGATTGTCATCGTGGCCGCAATCCTGGCCGCATTGGGCCGCATGTGCCGTACCGGCCTGATGCAGGCCCATGTGGCCATCGCCCCCGCCACCCTGGTCGCGGCCATGCTGATCGCCCTGTGCAGCATGCCGGCCGCGCGCCGCTACCGTATCCCGGCCGAGATGTTTGCCTTTCCGGCGCTTTTGCCCATGGTCCCGGGCATGTTCGCCTATCAGGCCATTTTGAAGACCCTGCAGTTCATGGAGGTTGGCAACACGCCCCAGGGCCATACCCTTTTGGGTGATATTGTCTACAACGGGCTCGCCACCTTCTTCATCCTCTGCGCGCTGGCCATAGGCTCCACGGTGCCGCTTTTGATCTTCCACCCGGAATCCGCCCTGGGCCGGCTGCTGCCGCGCTTTTGCTCCAGGCGGCAGGCCGTTCAGGTTCAGACGGCCGGGTCACAGGGCAAGGAGCAGCTGGACGACGCGGCCGGGCCCCGATAA
- the queA gene encoding tRNA preQ1(34) S-adenosylmethionine ribosyltransferase-isomerase QueA: MYADFAYSLDDYDYVLPPELIAQEPAPARDGSRLLVLNTCGAGPEHRRFHDLPRLFRAGDVLALNNTRVFPARLLGSKASGGRIELFLLGFPETEEASGQSEHCATARALLKSSKRARIGARLSFGPALQAEVTALHQDGTAGVRLWFPAGKRLEEVLADCGRMPLPPYITRTDESHRQQDSERYQTCYARYTGSVAAPTAGLHFTPELLAELERMGVIMAPLTLHVGYGTFAPVRTADIRAHPIHSEWVSVPAASAEAVNAAKKAGRRVWAVGTTSTRTLEFAAARGCGAEGPVAAFAGLCNLYIYPGFRFQVVDNLVTNFHLPKSSLLFLVAALAGRERTLAAYETAVRLRYRFFSYGDAMAIVTKS, encoded by the coding sequence ATGTACGCCGACTTTGCCTATTCCCTCGATGACTACGACTATGTTCTGCCGCCGGAGCTGATTGCCCAGGAACCAGCGCCCGCCCGCGACGGCTCCAGACTGCTGGTTCTGAATACCTGTGGGGCGGGTCCGGAACACCGGCGTTTTCACGACCTGCCCCGCCTGTTCCGAGCGGGTGATGTCCTGGCCCTGAACAATACCAGGGTCTTTCCTGCCAGACTTCTGGGCAGCAAGGCCAGCGGCGGCAGGATAGAACTCTTTCTCCTGGGATTTCCGGAGACAGAGGAGGCTTCCGGGCAGAGCGAACACTGCGCCACGGCGCGGGCGCTTCTGAAAAGCTCCAAGCGGGCGAGGATTGGGGCCCGGCTTTCTTTTGGCCCGGCGCTGCAGGCCGAGGTGACCGCCTTGCACCAGGACGGCACTGCCGGCGTGCGGCTCTGGTTTCCGGCCGGAAAGCGGCTGGAAGAGGTGCTGGCCGACTGCGGCCGCATGCCCCTTCCACCCTATATCACGCGGACGGACGAAAGCCACAGGCAGCAGGACAGCGAACGCTATCAGACCTGCTACGCCCGTTACACCGGCTCGGTCGCCGCGCCCACGGCCGGCCTGCACTTTACACCCGAACTCCTGGCAGAGCTGGAGCGGATGGGCGTCATCATGGCGCCCCTGACCCTGCACGTGGGCTACGGCACCTTTGCGCCGGTCAGGACTGCGGACATCCGCGCGCATCCGATTCATTCGGAATGGGTGAGCGTACCGGCAGCGAGCGCGGAGGCGGTCAATGCCGCCAAAAAGGCGGGTCGCCGGGTCTGGGCGGTGGGCACCACCAGTACGCGTACCCTGGAATTCGCCGCAGCGCGGGGCTGTGGCGCAGAGGGGCCGGTAGCCGCCTTTGCCGGGCTCTGCAATCTCTACATCTACCCGGGTTTCCGCTTTCAGGTGGTGGACAATCTGGTCACCAACTTCCATCTGCCCAAATCATCCCTGCTCTTCCTGGTCGCTGCCCTGGCCGGCCGGGAGCGGACCCTGGCCGCCTATGAGACAGCCGTGCGCCTGCGCTACCGCTTCTTCTCCTACGGCGACGCCATGGCGATTGTGACAAAGAGCTGA
- the mqnB gene encoding futalosine hydrolase, which yields MLLVTATDLEMQALTAACVPARLPEQRLVCGVGPAEAAFRLGLFLAAAGASGQLPDCVLNIGIAGAYLHPGLPAPAVLDCCLATSEVLGDLGKCQHGRLLPLQSGCHDFFPLDAALGSRIRSRLEEAGFPVETGPFVTVSCASGDRDRADLLLARYPDALCENMEGAALALAAAHFGLPFAELRCVSNVVDEPERQHWCLQAACARCGEVAALLFEEKHTWIP from the coding sequence ATGCTGCTCGTCACTGCCACGGATTTGGAAATGCAGGCCCTGACCGCCGCCTGTGTGCCGGCCCGCCTGCCGGAGCAGCGCCTGGTTTGCGGGGTGGGGCCGGCCGAGGCGGCCTTCCGGCTGGGCCTCTTTCTGGCCGCGGCCGGGGCCTCGGGGCAACTGCCCGATTGTGTCCTGAATATCGGCATTGCCGGCGCCTATCTGCATCCGGGTCTGCCTGCACCGGCGGTTCTGGATTGCTGTCTGGCGACCAGCGAAGTGCTGGGCGATCTGGGCAAATGCCAGCATGGGCGCCTGCTGCCGCTGCAGAGCGGATGCCATGACTTTTTTCCGCTGGATGCAGCCCTCGGAAGCCGCATCAGAAGCCGCCTTGAAGAGGCGGGCTTTCCGGTTGAAACCGGCCCCTTTGTCACCGTCAGTTGCGCCAGCGGCGATCGCGATCGGGCCGATCTGCTGCTGGCCCGCTATCCCGATGCGCTCTGCGAGAACATGGAGGGCGCGGCCCTGGCCCTGGCGGCCGCCCACTTTGGCCTGCCCTTTGCCGAGCTGCGCTGTGTCTCCAACGTGGTGGACGAGCCGGAGCGCCAGCACTGGTGTCTTCAGGCCGCCTGCGCCCGCTGCGGCGAGGTGGCGGCCCTTCTTTTCGAGGAGAAACATACATGGATCCCCTGA
- a CDS encoding 1,4-dihydroxy-6-naphthoate synthase yields MDPLSLGYSPCPNDTYIFNALVHRLIPYAGPELAPPVLDDVETLNAWAMQGRFDITKLSCHAYGYLRDQYRVLSAGAALGRGCGPLLVTHHGDKAADPAGWRVAIPGRYTTAALLLQLYLPGCTTTVMRFDRIMDALEQQSVDAGLIIHEGRFTYRDRDLLCVQDLGEWWERETGFPIPLGCIAMKSGLGQDLHDAVSVGIVQSIRWAEAHPDACLPYIRAHAQELAPGVIRSHIDLYVNSFSKDLGPEGLAAIDELIRRGQAIGLLPVV; encoded by the coding sequence ATGGATCCCCTGAGTCTGGGCTATTCGCCATGTCCGAACGACACCTATATTTTCAATGCCCTGGTGCACCGCCTGATTCCCTACGCCGGGCCGGAACTGGCGCCGCCGGTCCTGGACGACGTCGAGACCCTGAACGCCTGGGCGATGCAGGGCCGATTCGATATCACCAAGCTTTCCTGCCATGCCTACGGCTATCTGCGTGACCAGTACCGCGTGCTTTCCGCAGGCGCGGCGCTGGGCCGGGGCTGTGGCCCGCTTCTGGTCACCCATCATGGCGACAAGGCCGCGGATCCGGCAGGATGGCGCGTTGCCATTCCCGGCCGCTACACCACGGCCGCACTCCTCCTGCAGCTCTATCTGCCCGGCTGCACCACGACGGTCATGCGTTTTGACCGCATCATGGATGCCCTGGAGCAGCAGAGCGTTGACGCCGGTCTTATCATCCACGAGGGCCGCTTTACCTACAGGGACCGTGATCTGCTCTGCGTTCAGGATCTGGGCGAGTGGTGGGAGCGGGAAACCGGCTTTCCCATTCCCCTGGGCTGCATTGCCATGAAAAGCGGCCTGGGCCAGGACCTGCACGATGCCGTGTCCGTAGGCATTGTCCAGAGCATCCGTTGGGCTGAGGCCCATCCCGATGCCTGCCTGCCCTATATCCGCGCACACGCACAGGAGCTGGCGCCCGGGGTGATCCGGAGCCACATCGATCTCTATGTCAACAGCTTCTCGAAAGACCTGGGCCCGGAGGGGCTGGCGGCCATCGATGAACTGATACGGCGCGGCCAGGCCATTGGCCTGCTTCCGGTGGTGTAG
- a CDS encoding arginyltransferase produces MQGRASVPADSGRPGAAGTPVPPLDPGLVQRFGLIFSRCPYGFDQPAVYHQAGFMHLNSQTMGALLENGYRRNGNHMYTMHCPGCRGCVSIRLDPAQFRPNRNQKRVWRKNQDIVVQPGPLLMSREHLSLLDKFLRIRFHNQDSQAESYYSQFFLTTISPCFELRYWADGVLVGVAIVDATPEWLNAVYFYFDPDQGWRSPGTFNILNLVHFCRQHGIPKLYLGYCIEGLLAMAYKKAFRPHELLLQGQWRRIA; encoded by the coding sequence ATGCAGGGCAGGGCGTCCGTTCCGGCAGATTCCGGCCGGCCCGGTGCAGCCGGCACGCCGGTCCCGCCACTCGATCCCGGCCTTGTGCAGCGCTTCGGCCTGATCTTCAGCCGCTGCCCCTACGGCTTCGATCAGCCCGCGGTCTATCATCAGGCCGGGTTCATGCACCTGAATTCCCAGACAATGGGGGCACTGCTGGAAAACGGTTATCGCCGCAACGGCAACCACATGTATACCATGCACTGCCCTGGCTGCCGGGGCTGCGTGTCCATCCGCCTGGACCCGGCACAGTTCAGGCCAAACCGCAACCAGAAACGGGTGTGGCGCAAGAACCAGGACATCGTGGTCCAGCCCGGGCCGCTGCTCATGTCGCGGGAGCATCTGAGCCTTCTGGACAAATTCCTGCGCATTCGTTTCCACAACCAGGACAGTCAGGCGGAAAGCTATTACAGCCAGTTTTTTCTCACCACCATCAGCCCCTGTTTCGAGCTGCGCTACTGGGCGGACGGCGTGCTGGTGGGCGTTGCCATTGTGGACGCCACGCCGGAATGGCTGAATGCGGTCTATTTCTACTTTGACCCGGACCAGGGCTGGCGCAGTCCGGGCACCTTCAACATTCTGAACCTGGTGCACTTCTGCCGCCAGCACGGCATTCCGAAGCTGTATCTGGGCTACTGCATCGAGGGCCTTTTGGCCATGGCCTACAAAAAGGCCTTCAGGCCCCATGAGCTGCTGCTGCAGGGCCAGTGGCGGCGCATTGCCTGA
- a CDS encoding branched-chain amino acid transaminase, protein MQTSEFIWFDGRLVPWDQAQVHVLTHALHYGSAVFEGIRAYSCANGQSAVFRLEDHAQRLINSAKILRMDLGFTAGQIAEACVETLKANRMSAAYIRPLSFAGYGEMGVYPGDNPVHTIIAVWPWGAYLGADALEKGIRVKTSSFARSHVNTLMSKAKAAGNYINSILAKIEAREDGYDEAIMLDTAGFVSEATGENVFIVKDGIIKTTPLTSILGGITRLSIIEIARELGYTVEEQQFTRDEFYIADEAFFTGTAAELTPIRELDRREIGPAGPITRRLQAEFFRIVRGENLKHANWLHSYSL, encoded by the coding sequence ATGCAAACAAGCGAATTCATCTGGTTTGACGGCAGGCTGGTTCCCTGGGATCAGGCCCAGGTTCATGTACTCACCCATGCCTTGCACTACGGCAGTGCCGTCTTCGAGGGCATCCGCGCCTACAGTTGCGCAAACGGCCAATCCGCGGTGTTCAGGCTGGAAGACCATGCCCAGCGCCTCATCAACTCGGCCAAGATTCTGCGCATGGATCTGGGCTTTACGGCCGGGCAGATTGCCGAAGCCTGTGTGGAGACGCTGAAGGCCAACCGGATGAGCGCAGCCTATATCCGGCCGCTGTCCTTTGCGGGTTACGGTGAAATGGGCGTGTATCCGGGCGACAATCCGGTGCACACCATCATTGCCGTGTGGCCCTGGGGCGCATATCTGGGTGCGGATGCGCTGGAAAAGGGCATCCGCGTCAAGACCAGCTCCTTTGCCCGCAGCCATGTCAACACCCTGATGTCCAAGGCCAAGGCGGCCGGCAACTATATCAACTCCATCCTGGCCAAAATAGAGGCCAGGGAAGACGGCTACGACGAGGCCATCATGCTGGACACCGCGGGCTTTGTGTCCGAGGCAACCGGCGAGAACGTGTTCATCGTCAAAGACGGCATCATCAAGACCACGCCGCTGACCTCGATTCTGGGCGGCATCACCAGGCTGTCCATCATCGAAATCGCCCGGGAACTCGGCTACACGGTCGAGGAGCAGCAGTTCACCCGCGACGAGTTCTACATTGCGGATGAGGCCTTCTTTACCGGCACCGCGGCGGAGCTGACCCCCATCCGCGAGCTGGACAGGCGGGAGATCGGCCCGGCCGGCCCAATCACCAGACGCCTGCAGGCCGAATTCTTCAGGATTGTCAGGGGCGAAAACCTAAAACATGCCAACTGGCTGCACAGCTACAGCCTGTAA
- the clpA gene encoding ATP-dependent Clp protease ATP-binding subunit ClpA, whose product MLSKDLELALIKAIKEAKQHRHEYVTVEHMLYGLLHDELARHIIESCGGNNENLKERLERFFNGNMPVLKGEAGEPAQTLAFNRVLQRAVNHVQSCGKKEVDPGDVLVAIFNEQDSYAVYFLGTEGIGRMEVVEYITHGLPEHMRPDAKRSPDEGGQPRKTGERPSGDPLEEFTVNFARRAAEGRIDPLIGRDRELNRMMQILCRRRKNNPLLVGEPGVGKTAMAEGLALRIHNDSLARKQEQPDPGELVPDLLSGAEIYMLDMGTLVAGTKYRGDFEKRLKEVVAAIEAKDKAILFIDEMHTIIGAGATSGGSMDASNLLKPALQSGTLRCIGSTTYEEYKNQIEKDRALARRFQKLDIEEPSVADTCAILRGLQPRYEAHHQIRYAKNAITATAELAQRHINDRFLPDKAIDVMDEVGAAFRLAGKTGKTVTVRDVEAVVSSMARVPVASRFHSDVEDLRYLEERLKSFIFGQDEAIAALVQAVKRSRAGLGNPNSPTGSFLFAGPTGVGKTEVARQLASALSVHFERFDMSEYMEKHAVARLIGAPPGYVGFDQGGLLTDAIRKHPYSVLLLDEIEKAHPDIFSILLQVMDHSTLTDNSGRRADFRKVILIMTTNAGARELSERSIGFLGDSSGKEQKAIKNLFPPEFRNRLDATIHFKPLAMEIVERVVDKMVAELQAQLAEKRVHIELAPAARRWLAGKGYEPAYGARPLRRLIMKEIGNALTEEILFGKLVKGGTARVDRKKDAMVFSYR is encoded by the coding sequence ATGCTCAGCAAGGATTTGGAACTGGCCCTGATCAAGGCCATCAAGGAAGCCAAGCAGCACCGCCACGAGTATGTCACGGTGGAACACATGCTCTACGGCCTTTTGCATGACGAGCTGGCGCGACACATCATCGAAAGTTGTGGCGGCAACAACGAAAATCTGAAGGAACGGCTGGAACGTTTCTTTAACGGCAACATGCCGGTGTTGAAAGGCGAGGCGGGCGAGCCGGCCCAGACCCTGGCCTTCAACCGGGTTCTGCAGCGGGCCGTGAACCACGTGCAGAGCTGCGGCAAAAAGGAGGTGGACCCCGGAGACGTGCTGGTCGCCATCTTCAACGAGCAGGACTCCTATGCCGTCTACTTTCTGGGCACCGAAGGCATTGGCCGCATGGAGGTGGTGGAGTATATCACCCACGGTCTGCCGGAACACATGCGGCCCGATGCGAAACGCTCTCCCGATGAAGGCGGCCAGCCGCGCAAGACCGGTGAGCGGCCCAGCGGGGATCCGCTGGAGGAATTTACCGTCAACTTTGCCCGGCGCGCGGCAGAGGGCAGAATCGATCCCCTGATCGGCCGGGACCGGGAACTGAACCGCATGATGCAGATTCTCTGCCGCCGGCGGAAGAACAATCCGCTCCTGGTGGGCGAGCCGGGCGTGGGCAAGACCGCCATGGCCGAGGGACTGGCCCTGCGCATCCACAACGACAGCCTGGCCCGCAAACAGGAGCAGCCGGATCCCGGGGAACTGGTGCCGGATCTGCTCTCGGGCGCGGAAATCTACATGCTCGACATGGGCACCCTGGTGGCAGGCACCAAGTACCGCGGCGATTTCGAAAAAAGGCTGAAAGAGGTGGTGGCCGCGATCGAAGCCAAGGACAAGGCCATCCTCTTCATCGACGAGATGCACACCATCATCGGTGCGGGCGCGACCAGCGGCGGCTCCATGGACGCCTCCAACCTGCTGAAACCGGCCCTGCAGTCCGGCACCCTGCGCTGCATCGGCTCCACGACCTACGAAGAGTACAAGAACCAGATCGAGAAGGACCGGGCGCTGGCCCGCCGCTTTCAGAAGCTGGACATCGAGGAACCGAGCGTGGCAGACACCTGCGCCATTTTGCGCGGCCTGCAGCCCCGGTACGAGGCGCACCACCAGATCCGCTACGCCAAAAACGCCATCACGGCCACGGCCGAGCTGGCCCAGCGGCATATCAACGACCGCTTTCTGCCGGACAAGGCCATTGACGTCATGGACGAAGTGGGCGCGGCCTTCCGGCTGGCCGGCAAGACGGGCAAAACCGTGACCGTGCGCGACGTGGAGGCGGTGGTTTCCAGCATGGCCCGGGTGCCGGTGGCCAGCAGATTCCACAGCGACGTGGAAGACTTGCGTTATCTGGAGGAACGGCTGAAATCCTTCATTTTCGGGCAGGACGAGGCCATTGCCGCCCTGGTGCAGGCGGTGAAGCGCAGTCGCGCGGGCCTGGGCAATCCCAACTCGCCCACCGGCTCCTTCCTCTTCGCCGGGCCGACCGGGGTGGGCAAGACCGAGGTGGCCCGCCAGCTCGCGAGCGCGCTTTCCGTTCATTTCGAGCGCTTCGACATGAGCGAATACATGGAAAAGCATGCGGTGGCCCGGCTCATCGGCGCGCCCCCCGGCTATGTGGGCTTCGATCAGGGCGGCCTGTTGACCGATGCCATCAGAAAGCACCCCTACTCGGTGCTGCTGCTGGATGAAATCGAAAAGGCCCATCCCGATATCTTCTCCATTCTGCTGCAGGTCATGGATCACTCCACCCTCACCGACAACAGCGGCAGACGCGCGGATTTCCGCAAGGTGATTCTGATTATGACCACCAATGCGGGCGCGCGGGAACTGAGCGAGCGCAGCATCGGCTTTCTGGGCGATTCCAGCGGCAAGGAACAGAAGGCCATCAAAAACCTGTTCCCGCCGGAGTTCAGAAACCGCCTGGATGCGACCATCCATTTCAAACCGCTCGCCATGGAGATTGTGGAGCGGGTGGTTGACAAAATGGTGGCCGAGTTGCAGGCCCAGCTCGCCGAAAAGCGCGTGCACATCGAGCTGGCCCCCGCGGCCCGGCGCTGGCTGGCCGGGAAGGGCTATGAACCGGCCTATGGGGCCCGGCCGCTCCGCCGCCTGATCATGAAGGAAATCGGCAACGCGCTCACCGAGGAAATTCTTTTCGGCAAACTGGTGAAAGGCGGCACTGCCCGGGTTGACCGCAAAAAGGATGCCATGGTATTCAGTTACCGTTGA
- the clpS gene encoding ATP-dependent Clp protease adapter ClpS — MAENSTIRKGETETISREQVQEPPMYRVLLHNDDYTTMEFVVMILERIFDKDSEEATRIMLNVHHDGQGVAGTYTREIAETKVVTVHRLAKKSRFPLRCSLERDT, encoded by the coding sequence ATGGCCGAAAACAGTACAATCCGCAAGGGCGAAACCGAAACCATCAGCAGGGAGCAGGTACAGGAACCGCCCATGTACCGGGTCCTGCTGCACAACGACGACTACACCACCATGGAATTCGTGGTGATGATCCTGGAGCGCATCTTCGACAAGGACAGCGAAGAGGCGACCCGCATCATGCTGAATGTGCACCATGACGGCCAGGGCGTGGCCGGAACCTATACCCGGGAAATCGCCGAAACCAAGGTGGTGACCGTGCACCGGCTGGCCAAGAAGAGCCGGTTTCCCCTGCGCTGTTCCCTGGAACGGGACACCTGA
- the holA gene encoding DNA polymerase III subunit delta → MALIKAEQVAAWLQTLPGTPVGAVLLFGESYLCRKSLALVEKALLAGGGELHLIEGEGEDHQSTFNKLATFSLFGGRQVFRITDSELLAASTECSRLWDKVSKAKTAGQEDGIRRALLAFVRGAGLEPEEEALSGLTAAEWRQHFDFDRPGESLDWTRPYLRAMAEQGSQSRSSGDAAGERLAALLAQGLPPQNVLIFLSGSVDKRKKLYRYLKEHATVIDCSVPEGSGAQAQRAQLPILQHIVRDTLKAGGKKMAPELVALLLERVGFHPAAVENELWKLMLSVGNEPLITREALDELVGRSKEEAVYALSDPVGRGDLPEALGVLARLFEDGVFPLIPLAILRNAVRKMLLFRALMAGGEAGLSPQSRYADFQNRLASLRERADLKKLLDGHPYALYTQFTAAAKLPLPRLLAWMRLLLQAELRLKNSAIPPELVLHWLLTAMLPPKTGAQTAGSALPSALAKSTARIKIQPEPASFVRP, encoded by the coding sequence ATGGCGCTCATCAAAGCGGAACAGGTTGCGGCCTGGCTGCAGACACTGCCCGGAACACCGGTTGGGGCCGTGTTGCTCTTCGGGGAATCCTATCTCTGCCGCAAATCGCTGGCGCTCGTCGAAAAGGCGCTGTTGGCCGGGGGCGGCGAGCTGCATCTCATCGAGGGCGAAGGGGAAGATCATCAGAGCACCTTCAACAAGCTCGCCACCTTCAGCCTTTTTGGCGGCAGGCAGGTATTTCGGATCACGGACAGCGAGCTGCTGGCCGCCAGCACCGAATGCTCCAGACTGTGGGACAAGGTGAGCAAGGCCAAAACCGCGGGCCAGGAAGACGGCATCCGCCGGGCGCTGCTCGCCTTTGTGCGCGGCGCAGGTCTGGAGCCCGAAGAAGAGGCGCTTTCGGGCCTGACAGCGGCGGAGTGGCGGCAGCATTTCGATTTTGATCGTCCCGGCGAGAGCCTGGACTGGACGCGGCCCTACCTGCGGGCCATGGCGGAACAGGGCAGCCAGAGCCGGAGTTCCGGGGACGCGGCGGGCGAGCGGCTCGCCGCGCTCCTGGCCCAGGGCCTGCCCCCCCAGAATGTGCTGATCTTCCTGTCCGGGAGCGTGGACAAGCGCAAGAAGCTGTACAGGTATCTGAAGGAGCATGCAACCGTGATCGATTGCAGCGTTCCCGAAGGTTCAGGCGCCCAGGCCCAGCGGGCCCAGCTTCCGATCCTGCAGCACATCGTCAGGGACACATTGAAGGCAGGCGGCAAGAAAATGGCGCCGGAACTCGTGGCGCTTTTGCTGGAGCGGGTCGGCTTTCACCCGGCGGCTGTGGAGAACGAGCTGTGGAAGCTCATGCTCTCTGTGGGCAATGAGCCGCTCATTACCCGGGAGGCCCTGGACGAACTCGTAGGCCGCTCCAAAGAAGAGGCGGTCTACGCCCTGAGCGATCCGGTCGGCAGGGGCGATTTGCCGGAAGCGCTCGGCGTGCTGGCGCGCCTCTTCGAAGATGGGGTGTTCCCGCTCATTCCCCTGGCCATTCTCCGCAATGCGGTGCGCAAGATGCTGCTCTTCCGTGCGCTCATGGCAGGTGGCGAGGCCGGCCTCAGCCCGCAGAGCCGCTATGCGGACTTTCAGAACAGGCTGGCGAGCCTGCGGGAGCGGGCAGACCTGAAAAAGCTCCTGGACGGCCATCCCTATGCCCTGTACACCCAGTTCACGGCTGCCGCCAAACTCCCCCTGCCGCGCCTGCTTGCCTGGATGCGGCTGCTTTTGCAGGCAGAACTGCGGCTCAAAAACTCGGCGATCCCACCGGAACTGGTGCTGCACTGGCTCCTGACCGCCATGCTGCCCCCGAAAACAGGCGCTCAGACTGCTGGATCGGCTCTGCCGTCCGCTCTTGCAAAATCCACGGCCCGCATTAAAATTCAGCCGGAGCCGGCCTCTTTTGTCCGGCCGTGA